The proteins below are encoded in one region of Rhizobacter sp.:
- a CDS encoding DUF2855 family protein, whose protein sequence is MTHTLTQLQSDKKNLGRTRVVEKPIPALKPGEALLKIDRLAVTSNNITYAAFGEVPHLRYWSFYPTGDDAWFHMPAWGFAEIVETTVEGLAVGERFYGFWPIASHVVMQPVRVSERGFYDGTPHRLELTSAYNQYQRVTTDAAYRKADENYQMLTRPLFITSFMLADFLEDNSFFGAKQIVVSSASSKTAYGTVFCFQDLKNLSLVGLTSGGNVGFVEGLGCYHRTLDYKSLETLDKTLPTLYVDFSGDNELRRRVHEHFGASLTYSCYAGSAQSHDHLGNAPEVPGPKPQPYFAPYQIKKRNADWGAAEVTRKFNEAQLAFIRRVSDAQKPWMGVKEHKGFGAGQDLVDALVAGRIDPKDGHVVVLG, encoded by the coding sequence GTGACCCACACCCTCACCCAGCTGCAAAGCGACAAGAAGAACCTCGGCCGCACCCGCGTGGTCGAGAAGCCCATCCCTGCCCTCAAGCCCGGCGAAGCGCTGCTCAAGATCGACCGCTTGGCCGTGACCTCCAACAACATCACCTACGCCGCCTTCGGCGAGGTGCCGCACCTGCGCTACTGGAGCTTCTACCCCACGGGTGACGACGCCTGGTTCCACATGCCCGCCTGGGGGTTCGCCGAGATCGTCGAGACCACCGTCGAAGGCCTCGCCGTCGGCGAGCGCTTCTACGGCTTCTGGCCCATCGCGAGCCACGTGGTCATGCAGCCGGTGCGCGTGAGCGAACGCGGCTTCTACGACGGCACGCCGCACCGCCTGGAGCTGACCTCGGCCTACAACCAGTACCAGCGCGTGACCACCGACGCCGCCTACCGCAAGGCCGACGAGAACTACCAGATGCTGACGCGCCCGCTCTTCATCACCTCGTTCATGCTGGCCGACTTCCTGGAAGACAACAGCTTCTTCGGCGCGAAGCAGATCGTCGTCTCCAGCGCATCGAGCAAGACGGCCTACGGCACCGTGTTCTGCTTCCAGGACCTGAAGAACCTGAGCCTCGTGGGCCTCACCTCCGGCGGCAACGTCGGCTTCGTCGAGGGCCTGGGCTGCTACCACCGCACGCTCGACTACAAGTCGCTGGAGACGCTCGACAAGACCCTGCCCACGCTCTACGTCGACTTCTCGGGCGACAACGAGCTGCGCCGCCGCGTGCACGAGCACTTCGGGGCTTCGCTCACCTACAGCTGCTACGCCGGCTCGGCCCAGTCGCACGACCACCTGGGCAACGCGCCCGAGGTGCCGGGCCCGAAGCCGCAGCCCTACTTCGCGCCCTACCAGATCAAGAAGCGCAACGCCGACTGGGGCGCGGCCGAGGTCACGCGCAAGTTCAACGAAGCGCAGCTGGCGTTCATCCGCCGCGTGAGCGATGCGCAGAAGCCGTGGATGGGCGTGAAGGAACACAAGGGCTTCGGCGCCGGGCAAGACCTGGTCGACGCCCTCGTGGCCGGCCGCATCGACCCGAAGGACGGGCACGTGGTGGTGCTGGGCTGA
- a CDS encoding TetR/AcrR family transcriptional regulator, producing MSTAPAAPKAKPLKRPTQARAKVTVQAIFDAFVRIWQRDGWARLTTRAVALEAGIAVGTLYDYFPSKAALHSGYVRHCIEALIHAVDAQAVQPAGLGWRERLHVLVELACGVSAEPPSWFHPDMLAIEPQVAEPKHQRRAHEELCAMWQRVFDACTDLPHQPSPETVQALHLAVWGGRRYAMLVRLDDAQMRRWAAEMERLCHLTLLNPETPP from the coding sequence ATGAGCACAGCCCCCGCAGCCCCCAAGGCCAAGCCCCTGAAAAGGCCGACGCAGGCCCGCGCCAAGGTCACGGTGCAGGCCATCTTCGACGCCTTTGTTCGGATTTGGCAGCGCGACGGCTGGGCCCGGCTCACCACCCGCGCGGTGGCGCTGGAGGCGGGCATCGCGGTGGGCACGCTGTACGACTACTTCCCGAGCAAGGCCGCGCTGCACTCGGGCTATGTGCGCCACTGCATCGAGGCCTTGATCCACGCGGTCGACGCGCAAGCCGTGCAGCCGGCCGGGCTTGGCTGGCGCGAGCGCCTGCACGTGCTGGTGGAGCTGGCCTGTGGCGTGAGCGCCGAGCCGCCATCGTGGTTCCACCCCGACATGCTGGCCATCGAGCCGCAGGTGGCCGAGCCCAAGCACCAGCGGCGCGCACACGAGGAGCTGTGTGCGATGTGGCAGCGTGTGTTCGACGCCTGCACCGACCTGCCGCACCAGCCTTCGCCCGAGACGGTGCAGGCGCTGCACCTGGCGGTGTGGGGCGGGCGGCGCTATGCGATGCTCGTGCGGCTCGACGACGCGCAGATGCGCCGCTGGGCCGCCGAGATGGAGCGCCTGTGCCACCTCACGCTGCTGAACCCGGAGACACCGCCATGA
- a CDS encoding NIPSNAP family protein has translation MITVYLRYVIDPYKLKEFEHYSKLWMPLIQKFGGTYHGCFLPSEGANNIALTLFSFPSLAEYEQYRKKSFKDPDCQVAFQYANDTRCIVSYERSFMRPVFKP, from the coding sequence ATGATCACCGTCTACCTGCGCTACGTCATCGACCCGTACAAGCTCAAGGAATTCGAGCACTACAGCAAGCTGTGGATGCCGCTGATCCAGAAGTTCGGCGGCACCTACCACGGCTGCTTCCTGCCGTCGGAAGGGGCCAACAACATCGCGCTGACGCTGTTCTCCTTCCCGTCGCTCGCCGAGTACGAGCAGTACCGCAAGAAGTCGTTCAAGGACCCCGACTGCCAGGTGGCCTTCCAGTACGCCAACGACACCCGCTGCATCGTGAGCTACGAGCGCAGCTTCATGCGCCCGGTGTTCAAGCCCTGA
- a CDS encoding sensor histidine kinase N-terminal domain-containing protein, with amino-acid sequence MKIFKTSSMRVRLLIGLMVASLGFWGAWFAVQAMLMSSQQNNRWDASMQAVGQQILMSMPALHPGGSSEPAFQLPSQVHVQPQLLSFQVWTRDGRSVLRSSNSPLEPWAPLSFDQPEAFHGVEVKGVEWRVYTINDASGRLQVQVGKSQPQLLSLIKLWLGYSIGTILLLMALLAGVTWTIICWSVAPVQAAREAIEARDPLDLKPLEVHDLPSEVKPLVEAFNAQLLRLEAALQGERRFLADAAHELRTPLAALMAQAQLVKSATTLEESHASLAPLISGIERTARLTEQLLDLARLDAIEHPGGRPPVPLHEIVSLVVRDFDLTAQASNQRLQLRAEPCHAHLDVDTVGVLLRNLIDNALRYAGPGARVEVSCREQEMPDRRRIVLSVHDDGPGVPEAEHQRIFDRFYRVPGTPGRGSGIGLSLVARIASLHDAECEVGPGLGGRGFGITLYFQLASFGPAASQPPSRPAAPSLDVSQAST; translated from the coding sequence ATGAAGATCTTCAAGACCAGCTCCATGCGCGTGCGCCTGCTGATCGGCCTGATGGTGGCGAGCCTGGGCTTCTGGGGCGCGTGGTTCGCGGTGCAGGCGATGCTGATGTCGAGCCAGCAAAACAACCGCTGGGACGCGTCGATGCAGGCCGTGGGCCAGCAGATCCTGATGTCGATGCCGGCACTGCACCCGGGCGGCTCCAGCGAACCGGCGTTCCAGCTGCCCTCGCAGGTGCACGTGCAGCCGCAGCTCTTGAGCTTCCAGGTGTGGACGCGCGACGGCCGCTCGGTGCTGCGCTCGTCCAATTCACCGCTCGAACCCTGGGCGCCGCTCAGCTTCGACCAGCCCGAAGCCTTCCACGGCGTGGAGGTGAAGGGCGTGGAGTGGCGCGTGTACACCATCAACGACGCGAGCGGCCGGCTGCAGGTGCAGGTGGGCAAGTCGCAGCCGCAGCTGCTGAGCCTCATCAAGTTGTGGCTCGGCTACAGCATCGGCACCATCCTCCTGCTGATGGCGCTGCTGGCCGGCGTGACGTGGACCATCATCTGCTGGTCGGTCGCCCCGGTGCAGGCTGCACGCGAAGCCATCGAAGCCCGCGACCCGCTCGACCTCAAGCCGCTCGAAGTCCACGACCTGCCCAGCGAGGTGAAGCCGCTGGTCGAAGCCTTCAACGCGCAGCTGCTTCGGCTCGAAGCCGCGCTGCAAGGTGAGCGGCGCTTCCTGGCCGACGCCGCGCACGAGCTGCGCACCCCGCTGGCCGCACTGATGGCGCAGGCGCAACTGGTGAAGTCGGCCACCACGCTGGAAGAGAGCCACGCCTCGCTCGCACCGCTCATCAGCGGCATCGAGCGCACCGCGCGCCTCACCGAGCAGCTGCTCGACCTCGCCCGGCTCGATGCGATCGAGCACCCGGGTGGGCGCCCACCCGTGCCCTTGCACGAGATCGTCTCGCTGGTGGTGCGCGACTTCGACCTCACCGCGCAGGCCTCCAACCAGCGCCTGCAACTGCGCGCCGAACCCTGCCACGCGCACCTCGACGTCGACACCGTGGGCGTGCTGCTGCGCAACCTGATCGACAACGCCCTGCGCTACGCCGGCCCCGGCGCGCGTGTGGAGGTGAGCTGCCGAGAGCAGGAAATGCCCGACCGCCGCCGCATCGTGCTCAGCGTGCACGACGACGGCCCGGGGGTGCCCGAGGCCGAGCACCAGCGCATCTTCGACCGTTTCTACCGCGTGCCCGGCACACCGGGGCGCGGCAGCGGCATCGGGCTCTCGCTGGTGGCGCGCATCGCGAGCCTGCACGATGCCGAGTGCGAGGTGGGCCCTGGCCTTGGCGGGCGCGGGTTCGGCATCACGCTGTACTTCCAGCTGGCGAGCTTCGGACCCGCCGCCTCGCAGCCCCCCTCGCGGCCCGCGGCACCGTCGCTCGACGTGTCGCAGGCCAGCACCTGA
- a CDS encoding polysaccharide deacetylase family protein codes for MTDTKSPPSAVEPRRVPGHERFAYSGIRQRPAGRWPNGSRLAVYLALNIEHFAFADGPGACIGLPLPHPDVLNHSWRDYGNRIGAWRCLDLFDSLALPSAALINTSLYQHAPELVAACVARGDELVAHGHTNSERQGGMALEEESSLIACCRDEMQQKSGTAPAGWLSPWISESLHTPDLLAAHGYRYTLNWCHDDQPTRLRTAHGPLWSIPYPQELNDIPMIVGRQLDAKDFAQMIVDNFDEMREQATTQPLVMGIALHPYLVGQPYRLRHLRKALQHLVAARDDGDVWFTTPGAICQAADQISDLFPKAMP; via the coding sequence ATGACCGACACGAAAAGCCCACCCTCTGCTGTGGAGCCCCGGCGCGTGCCCGGGCACGAGCGCTTCGCCTACAGCGGCATCCGCCAGCGCCCCGCCGGCCGCTGGCCGAACGGCAGCCGGCTGGCGGTGTACCTGGCGCTGAACATCGAGCACTTCGCCTTCGCCGACGGCCCGGGCGCCTGCATCGGCCTGCCCTTGCCGCACCCCGACGTGCTGAACCACAGCTGGCGCGACTACGGCAACCGCATCGGCGCGTGGCGCTGCCTCGACCTGTTCGACAGCCTGGCGCTGCCGTCTGCGGCGCTCATCAACACCTCGCTGTACCAGCACGCGCCGGAGCTGGTCGCTGCCTGCGTGGCGCGCGGCGATGAGCTGGTGGCCCACGGGCACACCAACAGCGAGCGGCAAGGTGGCATGGCGCTGGAAGAAGAGTCTTCGCTCATCGCGTGTTGCCGTGACGAGATGCAGCAGAAGTCGGGCACCGCGCCGGCGGGCTGGCTCTCGCCGTGGATCTCGGAGAGCCTGCACACGCCCGACCTGCTGGCCGCGCATGGCTACCGCTACACGCTCAATTGGTGCCACGACGACCAGCCCACCCGCCTGCGCACGGCGCACGGGCCGCTGTGGTCGATTCCGTACCCGCAGGAGCTGAACGACATCCCGATGATCGTGGGCCGCCAACTCGACGCGAAGGACTTCGCGCAGATGATCGTCGACAACTTCGATGAGATGCGCGAGCAGGCGACGACGCAACCGCTGGTGATGGGCATCGCACTCCACCCCTACCTCGTCGGCCAGCCCTACCGGCTGCGGCACCTGCGCAAAGCCCTGCAGCACCTGGTGGCCGCGCGCGACGACGGCGACGTGTGGTTCACCACGCCGGGCGCGATCTGCCAAGCCGCCGACCAGATAAGCGACTTGTTCCCGAAAGCCATGCCATGA
- a CDS encoding DUF1993 domain-containing protein: protein MTFSLHAATVQPMLQVLGSVTQLVHKAEAWCAEHGVAEREIIAARLAPDMLPFTYQVKSAAEHSWGALNAVREGFATPSLEAPPKTFAGLLEKLDAARLGLAALTPAEVDGLVGKDVRFEFKGVHREFLAEGYLMSYALPNFYFHAVTAYDLLRARGLAIGKKDFLGELRVKG, encoded by the coding sequence ATGACCTTCTCGCTCCACGCCGCCACCGTGCAACCCATGCTGCAGGTGCTCGGCTCCGTGACCCAGCTCGTGCACAAGGCCGAGGCCTGGTGCGCCGAGCACGGGGTGGCCGAGCGCGAGATCATCGCGGCGCGCCTCGCGCCCGACATGCTGCCCTTCACCTACCAGGTCAAATCGGCCGCCGAGCATTCGTGGGGCGCCCTCAACGCGGTGCGGGAAGGGTTCGCGACGCCCAGCCTCGAAGCCCCGCCCAAGACCTTCGCGGGCCTGCTTGAAAAGCTCGATGCTGCGCGCCTTGGCCTGGCTGCGCTCACGCCCGCCGAGGTCGACGGCCTCGTCGGCAAAGACGTGCGCTTCGAGTTCAAGGGCGTGCACCGCGAGTTCCTGGCCGAGGGCTACCTGATGTCCTACGCCCTGCCGAACTTCTACTTCCACGCGGTCACCGCCTACGACCTGCTGCGTGCCCGCGGCCTCGCCATCGGCAAGAAGGACTTTTTGGGCGAGCTGCGGGTCAAGGGCTGA